The genomic interval GCGATCTCCCGCCAGCCGGGCCGCTCTCCGCAGGCGATGCGGCGCATCAGGTCCCGCCGAAGGAGGAGACGCTGCGCCCGCTGCTGCCGAAGCCGCCGAACTTCGTCGCCTGCGTAGCGGCGGGCTTGAGCGTCGCCGAGGAGGCATGGCCTCCGCTTCCGGTGAAGACCTTGCCGCCTGAGCCGGTGCAGTAACTTCCATGATGACCGCCGTGACCCTCGCGGTGCTCGTAGACCGGTTCGGGTGTCACCCAATCCGACGCCCGGCGACCGAGGAGGAAGCCCGCCATACGGGGGACGAAGTGCGGCGGCGCATCCGGGTCCGGCAGGCAGTGCGACGAGCCGTGGTGCTCCTCGCACTCTGCCGGAGAGCCGTAATGTGGCGCGGTCGAGGGATAGGCCGCGCGGGCGGTGGCATAGTCGCTGCGGCACTCGTCGGCCGGGCGGATGCCGTCGGCGGCGCAGGCGGTCACGTCCGCGTAGACCAGGACGTCCTTCGACGGCACGGTCCGCTCGAGAGAGCCAAGGCCGAGTGCGGCGAGGCCGGCGCTCGCGACCAGAACCGTCGAGACGGTCTGCGAGCGTTTGCTTGCGCCCCTGTCGCGCGGTGTGACGGCGGGAGCAGGGTCGGTCGGCCTGCGGCGGCCGAATTCGGCCCGGTTCTCGCGGTCGTCCGCCACGGGGTCAGTAGCTCATGCAGGCGGCGTTCACGAGGCCGCCCGCCAGGGACGCGGCCCCGAGCAGGACAGCGGGCGCGGTCTCGCCCTCGTCGATCCGCCGCGACAGGTTCGGCAGCAGCGGCCGCATCAGCCAGTAGATCGCGACCTGCACCACGAGGGCGACGAGCCCCCAGACGATGCAGTCGAGGAGCGAGCCGGCGTAACGCACCGCCGCCGAGAGCGGGATCGAGTAGCCGAGCAGGCTGCCTCCGAGGGCCAGGGACGCCGCGAGGTTGCCCTCGCGCACCAGGGCGATCTCCCGGTGCGCCGTCGCGGTGAGGTAGGTCACGAGGTAGAGGGCGGTGAGGCCGAGGGAGACGAAGAAGTAAGCAATAAAGGCCGGAAGACCAGCGATAGATGTATTCAATCTCAATCCTCGGTGACATTCCAGGTTTTATTCATATATGTAATCTGTATCGAAAGATTAAATATCTTTCCTTTGTCGTGAAGGCTTTTGCGATGATTTGCTGTGGCTGAGACAGCTTTCGAGGCTGCCTCTTTCAATCTATCCTCACGCATGACATTTTTGTCTACGAGATTGAGTGGCTCTCGCTCATCGCTTTGTGGGCGCCCATTTATGCGTCTCATCGTATAAATGAAAGTAGAGAATATTGCATTGGCGACAACCCCCGTTACTACGCCCGCAAAATACGGGTCCGCAATAATTTCGAGGGAGCCATTTCTGAATTCGCGCGCAACGAGAAAGCCATCTCTTTTCTTCGCATTGTTTCCGCTTACGCGCGCTGTAACCTCGCGAGATGTGGCGCGAAATATAGCATCAATATCTTTCAATACCTGGGCGCAATCGCCAAATGACAGAGAGTTCTCAGAAGAAAGGCGGATTTTTATTTCGCCGGCGACCGACTCGAACCTCTTATCAGATGCATAAGCAACCACAGGAACGCCCCCAGACCTGCTTTATGACACTATGGTTACAGTGGCCGCATAGCAAGTCAATAAGGTTGTAACCTTTGAACCTTGAGAGTCTTCGAGGATATGAATTTAAACCTATAAATCGCGTTGACGTCACCGACGGCTGGGTAACAATAGGAGGTAAAGCTCAGATCAGACCAGGCGGCTCTGCTCGATCGCGGCGGCGATGAACCCCTTGAACAGGGGGTGCGGCTCGAACGGGCGCGACTTCAGCTCCGGGTGGAACTGCACGCCGATGAACCACGGATGGCCCACGTGCTCGACGGTCTCGGGCAGGAGCCCGTCCGGCGAGGTTCCGGAGAAACGCAGGCCCTTGGCTTCCAGGCACGCGCGATAGGCCATGTTGACCTCGTAGCGGTGGCGGTGCCGCTCCGAGATCTCGGTGCCGCCGTACATCTGCGCGATCTTGGTGTCCGGATGGAGCGTCGCCTTGTAGGCGCCGAGCCGCATGGTGCCGCCGAGATCGCTCTCGGCCGCGCGCCGCTCCAGCTCGTTGCCGCGCATCCATTCGGTGAGGAGGCCGACCACCGGCTCCTCGGTCGCGCCGAACTCGGTTGAGTTGGCGCCCTCGATCCCGGCGAGCGAGCGCGCGGCCTCGATCACCGCCATCTGCATGCCGAAGCAGATGCCGAAATAGGGGATGTTGCGCTCGCGCGCGTAGCGGGCCGCGCGGATCTTGCCCTCGGCGCCGCGCTGGCCGAAGCCGCCGGGCACGAGGATACCGTGCAGGCCTTCGAGGAAGGGGGCGGGGTCCTCGCGCTCGAATACCTCAGCCTCGATCCATTCGAGGTTGACGCGCACGTTGTTGGCGATCCCGCCGTGGGTCAGCGCCTCGGTGAGCGACTTGTAGGCGTCCTTGAGGCCC from Methylobacterium sp. AMS5 carries:
- a CDS encoding DUF350 domain-containing protein, with the protein product MNTSIAGLPAFIAYFFVSLGLTALYLVTYLTATAHREIALVREGNLAASLALGGSLLGYSIPLSAAVRYAGSLLDCIVWGLVALVVQVAIYWLMRPLLPNLSRRIDEGETAPAVLLGAASLAGGLVNAACMSY
- a CDS encoding DUF1190 domain-containing protein, with product MADDRENRAEFGRRRPTDPAPAVTPRDRGASKRSQTVSTVLVASAGLAALGLGSLERTVPSKDVLVYADVTACAADGIRPADECRSDYATARAAYPSTAPHYGSPAECEEHHGSSHCLPDPDAPPHFVPRMAGFLLGRRASDWVTPEPVYEHREGHGGHHGSYCTGSGGKVFTGSGGHASSATLKPAATQATKFGGFGSSGRSVSSFGGT